From bacterium HR11:
GTCAGAGCGCCGAGGGCTACGTCCTGCCGCCCTACCAGATGCTGGTCCCTGCGGAGACCCACGAAGGCCCCTCTCCGAAAGAGCTGGCCGAAACGGCCCGGGTCATCCAGGCCAAGCTGGCCGAGTTCGACATCGAGGGCGAAATTACCCGGGCCCTCTCGGGACCCGTCGTGACGACCTTCGAGTTCCGACCGGCCCCCGGCGTCAAGATTAGCCGCATCCAGGGCTTGGCCGAGGACCTGGCCTTGGCCCTGGGGACCGAGTCGGTCCGGATCGACCGGATCGTCCACGAGTCGGCCATCGGCATCGAGGTCCCCAACCGCCAGCGGTCGGTCATCGCCCTCCGGGAAGTCGTCGAGTCGGAGATCTTCCTGCATAGCCGGATGCCGATGACGATCGCCCTCGGCCAGACGGTCCACGGCGAGCCCTACGTGACCTCCCTCTTGAAGATGCCCCACCTGCTGATCGCCGGGGCGACGGGATCGGGCAAGAGCGTGGCCCTCAACTGCATCATCGTCAGCCTCCTCCTCAAGCACACGCCTGACGAGGTCCGTCTCGTTTTGATCGACCCCAAGCACGTCGAACTCAAGCTGTACAACGGGATTCCCCACCTGCTGACGCCCGTCATCACGGACGCCCAAAAGGCCTCGGCCGCCCTCAAGTGGCTGACCCGGGAGATGGAAGAACGCCAACGCCAGCTGGCCCTCTTCAACGTGCGGAACCTTTTACAATACAACCAGATGGTCCAGACCCAGCGGGGCCGGCGGCTGGCTCAACGCCTGGGCATCGAGCGCCCGAGTCCCCTGCCCTTTTACATCGTCGTCATCGACGAATTTGCCGACCTCATGGCCGTCTCCTCCCGGGAGGTCGAGGACTCCATCCAGCGGCTTTCCCAGATGGCCCGCGCCGTCGGCATCCACCTCATCCTGGCGACCCAGCGGCCCTCGGTCGATGTCATCACGGGCGTCATCAAGGCGAACTTCCCGTGCCGCATCGCCTTCCGGGTCGCCTCGTCGGCCGACTCTCGCACGATTCTCGACCGGGCCGGGGCCGAACGCTTGCTGGGCCGGGGCGACATGCTGTTCGTCCCACCTGAGAGCTATCGCATGGTCCGCCTCCACGGGGCCTACGTCTCCGAGGCCGAGATCGAAAAGGTCGTCCGCTTCTGGCAACAGCAGGGCGAACCCCAGTACTCGACGACCCAGTTCGAGCGGGTCCTGGAGATGAGCCCCGCAGGCTCCAACGGAGGCGACGAGGACTGGAACGACCCCCTCTACGACGAGGCCGTTCAGATCGTGCTCCGGACGGGGAAGACGTCCATCTCGTACCTCCAGCGGGCCATGCGCATCGGCTACAACCGGGCGGCCCGCCTCATCGAGATCATGGAGCACAACGGCGTCCTGTCTCCGCCGGACCATCAGGGCCAGCGCAAGATTCTGGTCTCCACGGACGTGACCCCGGGAAAGGACTGAAACTCATCTCCACATCGGGTCCCGGGGAGGGACCTCAGACCAGGATACAAGGATAAAGATGGGGGATAGAAATTGAGGAATGGAGATCCAAGCCCCGCCCGCCAGAGCGGCGTCGCGAGACAGCCCACGGACTACAGACTACTGCTGTGTTAATCGGCCAGTACCTAACACCCATTCGCTGTTCGCCATTCGCTATTCCCCGTTCGCTGATTGGTCGGGTCGGCGTCGGCCCGTCGTTACGTCGTCCCGACGTCCCGGCGCTTGAGAGACCCCTAAAGCCCCAGCGGGTGATAGGTCCCAAATTGACAAAGGGTTCGGGGTTCTCCTATAATGAGGGATGACATAAGGGGGCTGGGGCGGTGCCCGCCGCCCTTGCAAAGAAGCCTGGAAGGGTGCAATGCGGCACCATACCCCTTGGTGTGTTTGCTTGTCCGACTTGCATCGGCCGCCGACCGACCAGGTCCTACCCGCCTATCTGTCCTCGAGTCCTTCCCTTCCATCCCTTCCCCGGAGAAGAGAACAAGGTAAGGCCCTCATCCCGACTTCTAATCCGCAATCTGCAATCTTGACGTTCCCTCTCGACGAAAAAAGAACGTCCGAGACGACTTGTCCTTTCTTCCCTCCTCCTGGGTATGTCCCTCCGCACTTATCCTTGGAGGGGAACTATGCGGAGCAAATGGGTTTTACCCTGGCTGGCCTTCGGGCTGGTCCTGGTGCCCTTCGTGGCTTACCCCAACGAGGAGGTCCTCCGCCTGGGCAAGGACCCTGGCCAGTGGCCGATGCAACGGAAAAACTACTGGGCCACGGGCTACAGTGAATTAAACCAGATCAACACCCAGAACGTGTCCCGGCTCAAGGTGGCGTGGACGTTCTCGACGGGGGCCCTGCGGGGCCACGAGGGGTCGCCCCTGGTGGTCGGCACGACGATGTACGTCCACTCGGCTTACCCGAACCACGTGTACGCCCTGGACCTGACCAAGAAGCCTTACGCCCTCAAGTGGAAGTACACCCCCAAGCAGGACGAACGGGCCGTCCCCGTGGCGTGCTGTGACCTGGTCAATCGCGGCCTGGCGTACGCCAACGGCAAGATCTTCCTGAACACCCTGGACGGGCAGGTCATCGCCCTGGACGCCAACACGGGCAAGGAGGTTTGGAAGACCAAGCACGCCGACCCGGCCCGAGGGGAAACCATCACGATGCCCCCCATCGTCGTCCATGACAAGGTCCTCGTCGGCATCTCCGGCGGTGAGTTCGCCGTGCGGGGACGGGTCGCCGCTTACGACATCAACACGGGCAAGCGGGTATGGCTGGCGTACAACACGGGTCCCGACGAAGACCTCTTGCTGGACCCCGACTTTAACAAGGAGAACCCCCACTACGGCCGCTTCGGCGAGGGGACCCGGACGTGGGCCGGTGAAGAGTGGAAGATCGGCGGCGCCACCCAATGGGGCTGGCTGTCCTATGACCCCGACCTGAACCTCTACTATTACGGGACCTCGAATCCCGGGACGTGGAACCCGACCCAGCGGTGCCCGGCGGGTCGGGACCCCAAGAAGGGCGAGTGCGACAACAAGTGGTCGACGTCCATTTGGGCCCGGAACCCCGACACGGGCCGGGGTCGGTGGGCCTACCAGATGACGCCCTGGGACGCCTGGGACTACGACGGCGTCAACGAGAACATCTTGGTCGACCTGACCATCGGCGGCAAGAAGGTGAAGGCCCTCGTCCACTTCGACCGGAACGGGTTTGCCTACACGCTGGACCGGGCCACCGGGACGCTCTATGTGGCCGAGCCGTTCGTGTACGTGAACTGGGCGAAGGGCGTCGACAAGAAGACGGGCCGTCCCATCGAGGTCCCCGAGAAGCGGACGAAGCAGGGCGTGGACACCAAGAACATCTGCCCCTGCGCCATGGGCGGCAAGGACCAACAACCCGCGGCCTACTCGCCCCAGACGGGCCTGTTCTATGTCCCGACCAACAACATGTGCATGAACTACGAGGGCGTCGAGGTCAAGTTCACGGCCGGGGCGCCTTACGTCGGGGCCAACGTCCTGATGTTCCCGGGCCATGAGGGCAAGGACGAC
This genomic window contains:
- the ftsK gene encoding DNA translocase FtsK; its protein translation is MSTGASQGRPVGSSGTDVRLRRRLQETVALISAGVGLFFLLSLISYHPLDVASAAYTDVAHERANLGGRLGAWAAEYFFQTFGLSAFWIPVLLFLLAYRWARESGPTSEWSWLGFLATVLSTAGLIGLWLPEFRLTVQVGDEALSIGMAGGGWLGQTLARYGAEWVGRWGATVAGALGTLIGLALVTAWPPWTGLRRLGQWAYLRGQLLWTAYQGYRQRKALERLHRPVERPGAATPTREAPAPTTPTPVASPETPIEVTREDVPPVEIVEKKRPILQTDRTWRRKPAVEKPEPVPVSSGGEEIDELETEARRWYEQARQGQSAEGYVLPPYQMLVPAETHEGPSPKELAETARVIQAKLAEFDIEGEITRALSGPVVTTFEFRPAPGVKISRIQGLAEDLALALGTESVRIDRIVHESAIGIEVPNRQRSVIALREVVESEIFLHSRMPMTIALGQTVHGEPYVTSLLKMPHLLIAGATGSGKSVALNCIIVSLLLKHTPDEVRLVLIDPKHVELKLYNGIPHLLTPVITDAQKASAALKWLTREMEERQRQLALFNVRNLLQYNQMVQTQRGRRLAQRLGIERPSPLPFYIVVIDEFADLMAVSSREVEDSIQRLSQMARAVGIHLILATQRPSVDVITGVIKANFPCRIAFRVASSADSRTILDRAGAERLLGRGDMLFVPPESYRMVRLHGAYVSEAEIEKVVRFWQQQGEPQYSTTQFERVLEMSPAGSNGGDEDWNDPLYDEAVQIVLRTGKTSISYLQRAMRIGYNRAARLIEIMEHNGVLSPPDHQGQRKILVSTDVTPGKD